The nucleotide window CTTATTGGCTTATTCTAAATAGCTTTTCATTTTTCAGTATtcttttattaaattatttttgttgtgGTGATCTTACTCCAgaaaataacaattaacaattttgtttcttgttacTGTTGCCAGGCCAAATGACTTCCATGATATTCCCAAATACTTTCTTGAGGTAATGCAACGAGGTAGGATATGTAATAAGTTGTTCGTCATGTGCCATGGTTGGCTGGTTTGTATGATTTGCACAGTGTATATGAAATATTGAAATGTCTCATGTTATACAACTTATATTCATCAAAAACTCAAGAAGTATTATACAAGTGAACTAGAGTCTATATCAGAGAAACAAAGAGCAAGCAGGAACATAccatttgtacttgtatatcaCCTATTTGAAcagtttgccgtaaaatacttGGACATTCTTCTGTTATTAGAAATACTGTAGCATTTCATTACCCATGCTCAGTTCTCAACTGATATGGACCTAACACAAGTCCACAACCCTAAAAGGCTAAAAATATGGATTAAGTGCGCTGAAGAATCAGTTCAAAAATGTGTCTTACTAATCTATCTGACAGTTCAACTTGTGAGATATACATCGCTATCATCATATCTAAGAAATGTTAAATTATGCATGTGAAGCTGTCAAGGACCTTCTAGATATAATAGTTGTTTTTATAACTTGCAGGCAATTCCACATGTTGTAGCTATGGTTAGAGCTGCTGACAAGAAAAGCCCAAGAGAGGCTGTTGAGTTTGTCCTACAACTGTTGAAGGTAATTACGTTTTGGGTAGTTATCATACCTGCATGAGCAGAGATATATATGGTTACCAAAAACAGAACTTTCACTTGGCCTATATGGTCATACACGAGAGCAAAAAGGTACAGTTCCCATTCGATGTTGATTCAGAAttatagtctttttttttttttttctttttgcttaaTAATGATATGAGTTGTATAGTATCATAATTCTCTTGTGACGTTTGGTGATTACTCCTCAGGTCTGCTTCACCACAGACCTCTGTCTCACCTGTCAAAGGCCGCCGATCGAGATCATTGTCGAGGTCTAGAAGGAGTCGTTCTAGGTACACTGGAAATCTCAATTTTCTAACTGTTCAGTGTCAATAAAATCTGGGTTATTGGCTAGTATAACTGCATGTATATATGTTATGTTACATTGTGGAAattcatggtttttttttttttgtaagttttGGGTTTATTCCAACCAAAATATTTGGGTTCAAGCTTTGTTGTATTAGTTGAATATGAATCTTGTTTTTCTTACTCCAGGAGCCCATCTGTGGATGCAACCAATCCTGGAAACAACTTGTATGTAACAGGCTTATCCACAAGGGTTACCTCTGCTGATGTTGAGAAATTCTTTAACAAAGAAGGCAAGGTGTGAGCTATTCTAACTTTATTTTCTGAATAATATATGGAACTTACCCTGAGACAGCTTCATGTAGATTGAATTTGTTGTACTATAGTGCTTTTAATTGACTGCAACATTTTAAACACAAATATCTTATGCATGACCAAAATAGTTATCTTAAACAATGGACAGACAGACCAACTCTTTTTTGACCAAAAAAGGAAGTAACAACTTGAAAAGCATGTTATTAAGTGTACTTTGGACACAGTAGGCAGCAGGTGTGTTATGTCTGCCATCAGCTTATCACTAGATAGGTCAATTGTATTTCATTTAGCTATTATACTTGAATCTCCCTAGAACAGGAAGGAAAATTGTATGTTCAGAAGAAGGGAGTAACTTCCTTGGTAACTTAACAGCTTTCCTTTCCATTTACTTTCTGTTCTTGAGATTAAAGAGAAGCTTCATTTTCTATCCTATGATAAATAATTTTTATCAGTTGGTAATGTAGTGCTTGTCATTTCTCTCTATGCACTAAGATATCTAGTTTCCTTTCTACTACCGGGCTTTAACTAAACTTGCTGAGGCAAGATAGTTACTATGTAGTATGCTGCTAAATTATTTTATAATGAAGATTTTCTTTCTTCAGAAATGTTGCCTGATAAGTTTTGGCAGCAGGTCTGGTGTGTGTACTTCATCGAATTCACAATCTAATTCTGGTGTGTGCTAATCATAATGAATATGATTATAATAGAGTTTTGGGTGAATTGATTGTACTGGATACTTACTTATTTTCTGTACTCTCTACTTGTGTATTTTCAAGTTTGGTAATTGAATGGATAGAGTATTGTTCTGTTGCAGTTTCTAGGTATATATTGAGTCATTGATTACCAGATTTTCACCATGGGGGGAGCTCGTTCTAGGAAGAGAAACCATCGAGATGATGAAGATAGTTTTCATAGAGGGATTTCCAGAAGGATACATTGAATGAGGAGGAAAAAAGGAGGGGGTTTCTCGGGTACATTGATCTATAaatctggaagaagaagaggtggaGAAGAAGACCCAGCAgcaacaataaccacaacaacAAGGAGGTTACTAGGAACAGCAGCAGAAGAAGATCATCGTCCAAATCCTCTGCTCCTCTGCTCGAGTTGGTCTGTTTGTCGAGGTCTTTTCCTTATTCCTATAATTCATCATTAATTTCTGCTACGTCTCTATTTGATTTCCTAGGATAAATAAACAGCTTAAAGAATGTTTATAGAACTGGGTAAACATTGATTTCAATTTGAGGTTTTAGATTGAgataaagttttgattttttgttgttgttctgaagctgattttggtttttgagttgCAGGGAGGAATCCAAGTTCTAATAATAATCAATCTTGGTCGAAATCTACAAGGGATTCTAAAAGTGGGTCTTGAAGAAAATCGATGTCAATGCTATAGGATATCGTTACTGTTTTGTTGAACTTCAGGTGTGTTTTGTTGGGTCAAGGATTATTCTTTTATTATGAGCTGAAATTGCAGTTCATTTTCTAATGTATACCTTGTAATGTTTGTATGCATTACATAGATCATTTGTATGCATTAATAAGATTGATTATCTATTCACCATGTATTTACATAGATCATCTAACTGGCCACCTCTAATTCTTTATctaactttttttatttttttctttgcaaGAACAGAAGTTGGAGAAACTTCATGAAGAGGATCTTGTTGAAAGGCCGTTCAAGAAGAAACAGATCAAGATCAGGTTTCCTGAATGGGGAAGAAGTGGGAGATTTGCTCCATTTGGAGGTAAGGTGGGTTTACATATTTTGTTCACAAGTAAAAGTGCTACAAGCCATTTTTTTTCACCTTAAAAAGATCTATTCATCTGCAAATTGTGTGTATTAATTGCAACCATATATGTGGTCTACCAGGTGTTGTTTAGCAGAACAAATCTCACAATTGAAAAAGGAGAGAAACTGGCCATTATTGGCCCAAATGGATGTGGCAAGAGTACTTTACTGAAACTAATAATGGGTTTACAAAAGCCAATAGCAGGTGAAGTTCTGCTTGGGGAGCATAATGTCCTAACAAACTTTTTTGAGCAAAATCAGGTGTGTACTGCCATTACTATTTGCTACTTTGAAATAACTAATAGCATGGGGTTTCTTCTTAGTAAAAGAGGAACCGGATTTGTAAATTTCCTTGTCAGAATATATTGTTGGTTGACTTAGCTTTTATGGGATACACGTAACATGCTTTGTTCAGAATTTTAAGTTCAAAACTACTAATGTTGACTCCGTATCTAGTTCAATGATTTTAATTTATAAAGGATCTTTTGTGTTAACTGTAAGTTTTTGAGTCCTAAGCATGGTAATTTTATTTAACCATTCATATGATTCTCAGTGGCATGCATTCGCTTCTCATGTTTAGGTACAAAAATCTGGCAGTTAGTTAGTTTGGTATGAAAATCTGGCAGAGAAAATATAATCACTTGACTCAACTTCTCATAACTTTGTTATTATGTTCATGCCTCATTCAtcaaaatgattaagtaaaccCTTTGATATATTAAATcaatttcagtgggagaggagaggcagcagcCAACCCAAgcagatattgatcaagtgcgaaatgagtgggggaagtttgttgtcaacacatatgtgcatGAACCTTGAAGTAGCGCGCTTGTTGCTGGTACAATTTTGATAtggaaagcatcttttttgtgcttctctgctggtacattatcatgcaccatgtggcatgttttggaataatacatatatatgtatcagctttttgatgtcccaagtagatgggcatgcactagaatgcttttcttatttGCAATGTTGGCttcaatgattagtggtttgcaaagtttatatttgatggttggcaatgtttatatttgatgaACTAGTGTTCAttggtaaatggaccaaatgaatgtacaatttaattcaggaatgggatgttcaaataatcagacaacataatagAGATATAATGACAActgcccgttgtctgaatggccaaaattGGGACAAACACACTGCAATCgttcatatcacacatcagtttttaacaaatcagtctcttctaatttatactcacacaacagaagcaattgaactctgttgtccaaaaactaaatcagacaacagttgcaATTGAACTCCGTTGTCCCAAATgttgatcatacaacagatatagtctaagCATTGAAGTTTgaggatcaatcagacaacacaaaaaataaaagtatgttgtctgatatgcttaacatacaacagcttgaaaccaagcactgttgtctgaaggcagcgcttcaactgctgcgcagctgcgcatggcatctgccgagccatctatcgagccatcacacaacagttataacacatacccgttgcctgtttgcttatcagacaactgtgttccaccgttgtctgaattttcaacagacaacggctcgctctacaacagtggcactccaaatcagaca belongs to Rosa chinensis cultivar Old Blush chromosome 4, RchiOBHm-V2, whole genome shotgun sequence and includes:
- the LOC121052559 gene encoding hemin import ATP-binding protein HmuV-like produces the protein MKRILLKGRSRRNRSRSGFLNGEEVGDLLHLEVLFSRTNLTIEKGEKLAIIGPNGCGKSTLLKLIMGLQKPIAGEVLLGEHNVLTNFFEQNQWERRGSSQPKQILIKCEMSGGSLLSTHMCMNLEVARLLLVQF
- the LOC112199677 gene encoding serine/arginine-rich splicing factor SR45a yields the protein MVTKNRTFTWPIWSYTRAKRSASPQTSVSPVKGRRSRSLSRSRRSRSRSPSVDATNPGNNLYVTGLSTRVTSADVEKFFNKEGKV